The Corynebacterium qintianiae genome has a window encoding:
- a CDS encoding replication-associated recombination protein A, protein MQEGLFGNEQAASSAGSRGSSLFEVGESAPLAARMRPRTLDEVVGQEHVLGKGKPLRRLVEGSGAASVILYGPPGTGKTTVASLIASTMGQNFVGLSALSSGVKEVREVIAHARRDLARGEKTVLFIDEVHRFSKTQQDALLAAVENRTVLLVAATTENPSFSVVAPLLSRSLLLQLHSLEPSDIGRVLDRAMEEDRGVGGAKALDSAAREQLVLLAGGDARRALTYLEAAAEAVGEGETITVEVVRDSVNRAVVRYDRDGDQHYDVVSAFIKSIRGSDVDAALHYLARMIEAGEDPRFIARRLVIHASEDIGMADPTALQTASAAAQAVQFIGMPEGRLALAQATVHLATAPKSNAVYTAINRAQADVAEGKAGPVPPHLRDGHYKNAEAMGNAVGYEYPHDYPRGVVEQRYIPEGLDDAVYYEPSEHGAENRIKEYLGRLRRMVRGK, encoded by the coding sequence ATGCAGGAGGGTTTGTTCGGAAACGAGCAGGCGGCGAGCTCGGCAGGCAGCCGCGGCTCCAGTCTGTTCGAGGTCGGGGAGTCGGCTCCGCTGGCCGCGCGGATGCGTCCGCGCACCCTCGACGAGGTCGTGGGGCAGGAGCACGTCCTCGGGAAGGGCAAGCCGCTGCGCCGCCTCGTTGAGGGATCCGGCGCGGCATCCGTTATCCTCTACGGCCCGCCCGGCACCGGGAAAACCACGGTCGCTTCACTGATCGCGTCGACGATGGGCCAGAATTTCGTCGGCCTTTCCGCCCTTTCTTCCGGCGTCAAAGAGGTCCGTGAAGTCATCGCCCATGCCCGCCGCGACCTGGCGCGGGGGGAGAAGACGGTGCTGTTCATTGACGAGGTTCACCGGTTTTCCAAGACGCAACAGGACGCGCTGCTGGCCGCGGTGGAAAACCGGACCGTGCTCCTGGTTGCCGCAACGACGGAGAACCCGTCGTTTAGCGTCGTGGCTCCACTGCTGTCGCGTTCCCTCCTGCTTCAGCTGCACTCGCTCGAGCCCTCCGACATCGGGCGCGTACTCGACCGCGCGATGGAGGAAGACCGCGGTGTCGGCGGGGCGAAGGCGCTCGACAGCGCGGCCCGGGAGCAGCTAGTGCTACTGGCTGGCGGCGACGCCCGGCGCGCGCTGACCTACCTCGAGGCTGCGGCGGAGGCGGTCGGCGAGGGCGAAACCATCACGGTTGAGGTGGTCCGCGACAGCGTCAACCGTGCCGTGGTGCGCTACGACCGCGACGGCGACCAGCACTACGACGTGGTCTCCGCGTTCATCAAATCCATCCGAGGTTCCGATGTCGACGCCGCGCTGCACTACCTCGCGCGGATGATCGAGGCAGGGGAGGACCCCCGGTTCATCGCCCGCCGGCTGGTCATCCACGCTTCCGAAGATATCGGCATGGCCGACCCGACCGCGCTGCAGACTGCCTCCGCTGCCGCGCAGGCAGTGCAGTTCATTGGCATGCCCGAGGGCCGTCTCGCGCTGGCGCAGGCGACGGTGCACCTCGCCACTGCGCCGAAAAGCAACGCTGTCTACACCGCTATCAACCGGGCGCAGGCCGATGTCGCCGAGGGCAAGGCCGGGCCCGTACCGCCGCATCTGCGCGACGGCCATTACAAGAACGCCGAGGCGATGGGTAATGCCGTGGGTTACGAGTACCCGCACGACTACCCGCGCGGCGTGGTGGAGCAACGCTACATTCCCGAAGGCCTCGACGACGCCGTGTACTACGAACCGTCCGAGCACGGCGCCGAGAATCGGATCAAGGAATATCTCGGGCGGTTGCGCCGCATGGTGCGCGGTAAGTGA